From Natator depressus isolate rNatDep1 chromosome 7, rNatDep2.hap1, whole genome shotgun sequence, the proteins below share one genomic window:
- the VHL gene encoding von Hippel-Lindau disease tumor suppressor: MPQELAAERRGGLLRSRNTREPSHVIFCNRSPRVVIPIWLDFEGQPQPYPVLQPGTGRRMYSYLEHLWLFRDAETDDGLLVNQTELFVPTRNVNGQPIFANIMLPVFSLKERCLQVIRSLVKPVDYRRLDIVQSLYEDLEDHPDIRKDLQRLSLERS, translated from the exons ATGCCCCAGGAGCTGGCGGCGGAAcggaggggagggctcctgcgcTCCCGGAACACGCGGGAGCCCTCTCACGTGATCTTTTGTAATCGGAGCCCCCGGGTGGTCATCCCCATCTGGCTGGACTTCgagggccagccccagccctaccCGGTCCTGCAGCCGGGCACCGGCCGGAGGATGTACAGCTACCTAG AACATCTTTGGCTGTTCAGAGATGCAGAAACAGATGATGGACTTCTTGTCAATCAGACAGAGCTGTTTGTGCCTACTCGCAATGTGAATGGCCAGCCCATATTTGCAAATATCATGCTTCCAG TGTTCAGTCTGAAAGAGAGGTGTCTTCAGGTTATTCGCAGTCTGGTAAAACCAGTGGACTACAGGAGATTGGATATTGTTCAATCATTATATGAAGATCTGGAAGATCATCCCGACATTAGGAAGGATCTTCAACGGCTGTCTCTGGAAAGAAGTTAA